The Actinomyces wuliandei genome contains the following window.
CAATGCTGGACAGGTCGCCGGTGCCGCCCTCGACCGAGGGGAAGCCCGTGTAGCCGAGGCCTCCTGCGCTCATGAAGTCCGGTGCGTCGGTCAGGAAGTTGGCGTAGACCCAGGAGCCCTGGAGGACCATGGCCGCCTTGCCGGTATGGACAAGGGCGATGTCGGCACCGGAGTCCGCGTCCACGGAGCCGTAGGCGTCACCGAAGCCTCCCGCCTCGACCAGCTCCTGGATCTTCTCCACCGCCCCGGTGACAGCGGGGTCCGACCAGGCGTCCTGCTCCCCGGCGACGATCCTGGTGAAGGGAGCGGTCCCGCCGATACGGTCGGTGAGGTACTCGATCCACATGAGGTAGGGCCACTGGGAGGCGCCCGCCACGGCGAAGGGAGTGTATCCGGCGGCGGTGAGCCTGGGGACAAGATCGAGCAGGTCGTCCCAGGTGGCCGGTGGCCGTGCACCGACGTCCTCGAAGGCGGGCCTGGAGTAGTAGAGCATGACTGGCTGCGCGTTGTTGTTGGGCAGGGCGTAGACCGTGCCGTCTACCTTGCCGGGGTCGAGCAGGGAGGGAATGATCCGCTCCTGCGCCGCAGCGGTGGCCTCGGTCAGGTTGATGACCTGGTCGTTGCCGACGTAGTCGGCGAGAGTCCCGCCAGCCCAGCCGTACAGGAGGGTGGGAGCGTTGCCCGCGCCGACGGCGGTGCGGATCTTCTCCTTGTAGGCGTCGTTGGCGAACCACTCGGTGGCGATCTGCCGGTCGGTGTGGGCGGTGTTCCAGCGGTCAAAGGACTCCCGGAAGGTCTGCTCCGGGCCACCGGTGAGGACCCAGGCGGTGGTACCACCGGAGGCGGCCTCCCCTGGTCTGCTGCCGCACGCTGCGAGGACCGAGGCGAGACCCGTCACGAGCGCCCCGCCGACCATCTGCCTGCGGGAGATGATGGGCTGGTACATGGTTGCTCCTCTCGAGCCGAGCCGTGCAGCGCCGGTGCTGCACGGCGGAGGGGGCGGACATCGTCGTCCACTCGCGAAAACATTTTCGTTTGTTTTGTCGACAAACCAATGGTACGCCGGACGCCCTGCGGCAGACAACAGCGATCTACGGTAGATCCCGTCACAAACAGGTAACACCCCACCTCTCAATGCCCCCACTATGCGAACATAAATGAAATCCTATGCTCACTGCTTGAAGGAGACCGCACATGCCAAGGCCACGATCCAGCGGTCCCACGCAGGCCGCCGTCGCCGCCCGAGCGGGAGTGTCCGTGGCCACCGTCTCCAAGGCGCTGCGCGCCGACCCCGTGATCTCGGCACCGACCCGCACAGCCGTCCTGGCAGC
Protein-coding sequences here:
- a CDS encoding extracellular solute-binding protein — its product is MYQPIISRRQMVGGALVTGLASVLAACGSRPGEAASGGTTAWVLTGGPEQTFRESFDRWNTAHTDRQIATEWFANDAYKEKIRTAVGAGNAPTLLYGWAGGTLADYVGNDQVINLTEATAAAQERIIPSLLDPGKVDGTVYALPNNNAQPVMLYYSRPAFEDVGARPPATWDDLLDLVPRLTAAGYTPFAVAGASQWPYLMWIEYLTDRIGGTAPFTRIVAGEQDAWSDPAVTGAVEKIQELVEAGGFGDAYGSVDADSGADIALVHTGKAAMVLQGSWVYANFLTDAPDFMSAGGLGYTGFPSVEGGTGDLSSIVGNPANYWSVAASSSQEAQCTAIDYLNEELYNDDYIKALVTGGTIPAALDADDAIAASEHSEYLAYGYDMVRNAASFTQSWDQALSSAAAQELLTSLSQAFLRQLTPEQFASRMNATL